The nucleotide window TGGATCGGCGACTACGTAGGCATGTGGCCGTACCTGTTCGCCATGTCTATGACGGGCATCGTCATCTGGCAGTTCATTTCCGTGCCTGGGGCGCGTGCAAGTGCGCTGTCTGCGGCGCTCGGGTTTGTCGGAGTGCTGACTGCGCACCCGTCGGCAGTGACCGTGATTGTGATCGCGGTGGTACTGTTCTGGCTCACCTCCACCCTGGTGCGCCCGGAGCGCAGTCGTGTCATGGATACGGTCTGGATGGCGCTGCCGGCAGTTGGTGGTGCGCTGACGTTCCTGCCGATTGCACTGGCTGGTTCGGAGCAGGCCGAGGAAGTATCCGGATGGCAGGCGTTTGAGGACGCGTCGAACACCGACGGCTGGGAAACCGCCTTCTCAATGGAGACCCGCCACATCCTCGAGTTCTTCCCGGACTTCGACGCGACGATCGCGCTCTGGCTCGCCGGCTTCGGCGCGCTCGTGGCACTGTTCTGGCGCGGCCAGATCTGGCCAGCGCTGTTCTACCTGATTAGCCTGACCGCCACAGTGAACGCCATCGACCCGTTCGACACCTGGTACGGCGACGCGCTGGCGTCGATTGGCAACCTGCACTACAACACAGCACACCGCCTCATCTTGCCGGTGGCGATGTGCGTGGTTGCCGGAGCTGCGATCGCCGTCGCGGCAATGATCCGGCTGATCACCCTGGCACCTATCGCTGCTCGGCGTGACAGCCCCGCCTGGGCTCGTGCGACAACCGCGGCATCCGCGGCGGCTGCGGTTGCTGTTGCAGCCTTCGCTGTACCTGCCGTGCGTGAGACGACGTTTGATGGGGCGAAGAACGCGTTCACCTCCGCGCGCAACAGCGAACGCATGGTGAGCAACGACGACCTCGCGGCGTTCAACTGGCTCGCGTCCCAGCCGGCGGCGTTCGATGGCTACACCATGGGCGTGCCTTCGGACGGGCACTCCTGGATTTACGCCATCGAGGGTGTGCCGACGCTGGCGCGTCACTTCCAGTGGCCCACTGGCGGGCGCGGTTCTGACTTCGACATCCTGTACTGGCAGCCCGACTTCATCGGCGAGGGCCTGCGCGGCGACCCGACAGCAGAAACCATCGCAGATAAGGCAATTGAAGAGCTGAACGTGAAGTTCTTCATCTCCAGCCCTGGGTTGTTCTGGTGGTACCAATTGCCACGGTTCGAGATAATCCGCGGGTTCTGGGTATCCAAGGGTGTGACACCCGTCTACCGCAAGGGTGACGTGGTCATCTTCGCGGTGAACAGCCAGTTCACCGACATGGAACTCAAAGACATGCGCCGCGACGCACTCGAGCACGGCTCCGAAGAGTTGGCCGAGCTCTCGCCCTCCGGTTTGCCGGCTCCGCCAGACCCCACCGGCCCCACCGGCCCCACCGGCCCCACCGGCCCCGCCGAAAACGACTCCGCGGGCAGCGGCACCGCCACCTGGAACACCATGGGCGTGCTGAACTAGCCCGGTCTCGTCGAAGCTCGGTCTTGCGCAACCCAGCGCGCCCATCCCTCAAGCGCTAAGGTGAACCCGAAGCTGGTTCGGGGGAGCCGGCGCAAGCACACGGGGGAAATTGCACGCCATGGCGAAACGTTTTTTGCCAACCACAAAAACGCAGGTTTCAGGCCACCGCTTCATGCGCCGACGCGTCGAGCACGGGCTGATCTTCGGCGACGTGCGCATGATCCACGACCCGCTGGGTTCGCGCCGACGCGCCATGATCTTCGGTCTGGTCGCCGTCTGCATGATCTCCGGCGTGATGGGGCTCTTCGCGTGGATGCGGCCCAACCCCGACCCCGGCGACGCCCCGATTCTCCGCGCAGCGGACGGCACGCTTTACGTGCGCGTCGAGGATGCCGCACACCCGGTCACTAACCTCACCTCCGCGCGCCTCATCGCCGGCGGCCCTGCGGAGCCGGCGCGTGCCGGCGACGAGTATCTCACGGCCCTCGCCAGAGGCGTGCCAGTCGGCATCGTGACCGCCCCGTCGATGTTCGCAGCCGATGCCAACTCCCACGACTCCTGGTCCGCCTGCACCAGCGGCGATGCGATCGTGGTTCGCGCGGGCGATGCCCCACCGCCGCTCGCCTCCGACGAAGCCGTGCTGGCCACCGCCGATAGCCGGGAATGGGTCGTGACCGCCACCGGCCGCACCGAGCTTCCGCCACCAACCACTCCGGAAGGTCGCATCCTGCGTCGTGGCCTCGGCATCGACGCATCCACTCCGCGCTGGGAGCCGCCTGCCAAGGTCCTCGTCGGCATCCGCGAACTCCCACCGTTCGCCTTCCCCTCACCAACGCCCGCCGTGCTGCGCACCGAGGCAGGCTCCTGGTTGCGCACCGCATCCGGAGGGGTCCAGGAGATCACTTCATTGCAGGAGCAATTGCTTATCGACGCCTCGGCCCAACGCATCGATACCACCAGAGCCGACATCGCCACCTACCCGGATGCAGACCCGCCGGTGGAGCTGCAGTTGCCGGAGGTTTCACCAACCTGGGTTGACCCGGAATCGCGTGCGATCTGCGTGAGCCCAGACGGCGGCGGCGCGGTCCTCGCTCCGGATGAAGCTCTGGCGGGTGCGATCGAGCTGTCCGGATCCGCAGTAGCCACGCATTTCGCAGGTCTTGCCAACGGGTCTGTCGGCGCCGATTCCGGCCACGGCTTTCACGTGATTGCGGGCAACGGGCTGCGCCATTCGGTGCCGCAACGCGAGACGCTGGAGATGATCGGCGTGGAACGGATCGACGAGGTGGCGTGGCCCATTTTGGCGCTGCTGCCGGAGGGTGATGCGCTTACGCGTGAGGCAGCGCTCGTCGCCACGTATTAGCAACCGCGGCCGCGGTGAGCAGTGCGAGCGCTGCAGCCGCAAGCACCCAGCCCCTGCCCGCGACGTCCGAGGATTCCTCGGCCGTAGGCGTGATCAATAGCGGCGCCGCCTCTTCGGCACTGTCAGCAGGCAGGTGGGTGATCACCCCGTACGGATCGACCGCGCCGTCGCCGGGCTCGGCTGCGGCGTAGATGAGTTCGCGGATCTCAGCGGGGTTCAAATGCGGGTGGCGCTCTCGCAGCAGCGCGACAGCTCCCGAAACCATCGGTGCTGCGAAGCTGGTGCCGGTGTAGGGCGTTACGGTTCCTTTTGTGCCGTGGGTGCCTGCGGCCCACCCGGATCCGTCGGAGGCCAGCGCCGCTTCCACCTGGCCCGGCGCGGACACGCTGCGATCCGGTGCAGAAACGGAATAGCTTGCCAAGGAATAGTCGTCAGCGCGGGCACCCACCGCAATCACCGTCGGTGAGTGCGCGGGTACCACCGTGTACCCGTCTTGGCATTCATCGCTGGCGTTTCCGGCCGCAGCAACCACCACTGCACCCTCGGCCTCGGCCCTGGCGAGTGCCGCATCAACCACGCGTGTGTCCACCCGTTTTGCGACTTCGGGCGGCAAACACGAGACCACAGAAATGTTGATCACCTTGGCGTTCTCGTCGAGGGCGTTATGGATCGCGTCTGCCAAGGTCTGCAATGTGCCGCCGCTGTCCGCCGCCTCCGTGTCTTCGCCGGGGTCAGTCCAAGGGTCAGTCCCAGGGGCAGTCACAGTGCGTTCGCGGTAGTGGGCCGAGGTCTGCCGGATCGACACCACCTCCGCGCCGGGAGCCACGCCGCGACTGCGCCCCGCGATGATGCCGGCGACCACAGTGCCGTGGCTGTCGCAGTCAAACTGCGGATCGGGTGCTGCGGGGTCGACAAAGTCGCGCCCCGCGATCACGTTGCCGAGTTCTGGGTGCGAGGCCACGCCGGTGTCGATCACTGCGACCCGCACGCTTGCGCCCGTCGCAAAGCGATGTGCCTGGTCAAGGGCGGGATCACCCGCCGGCAATGCGTCTGTACCAATGTGGGCGGGTTCTTTGCAGGCGTAGTCTTGCGCTTCCGCGGCGGGCGCGAGCGATAGCGCGGCGAATGCAGCGACACCCGTTGATGCCCAAAAGCGTGCGGCTCGAATGCGACGAGGTGGACGGCCCATACTTACAGCCCCCGGATCAAGGTGAACAACCCGGTGAGGTGCACCGCCAGAGGAATCACCGCGATGATGGCGGCTGCTTCAGCGCGTTCGAACCACACCACCGTGGTGGGCTCGAATTGCGGTACGCGCGGCGCCCACAGGGGTGCGATGCTGGCAACCAAGACCACCACGATGGCGAGTGCGACTAATACGGCGTGCGGCTCCGGCATCCTCGCCACCACGTAAACGCTTGCTGCGGCCCCGGCTAGCGCGGTGAGCATTAACGGCACCCGCGCCCCGGGGAAGTGGTGCCGCGAAGCGTAAAGCCCGAGCGCACCGGCGGCGCTCAACGCCGTCGCAACCACCCAGCCGCCTCCCGCCGCCGCAAGGACAGCAAGCGCAGGGATAGCGCACACGGCGACGGCGCAGGACATTGCCTGCGTGATCGCTACGGCAACAGCACTGCGCGCATCCACGTCTGCCTGGTAGCCGTCGGAAGCCTCGAATTCCTCTCCGGCAGTTGGAATTCGCGGGATCTGCAAACCTGCGGCGCGGCTCGCAACACCAGGAGTCGCCATGACGGTAAGGACGGCCCCGAGCACGATCACCGCAGCAGGCGCGTTCGCCGCAGGCAGCCAAGCGCCGCCAGCTCCAACGCCGAGCAACACGGCAGCGGTGAGATAAAACGCGCTCATTGTGGGTCCGGCCAGACGCAGGACACCGCCGACCGCAACCAGCACCGCGGCCGCGAGTGCACCGGTGAGAACCCCGATGGCGGGATCGCTCGCGCTGAGCCACTCCGCCCGTGGACCCGCCACCCACATCGCGGCCGCGATTGCCCCAAGAGCTGGAACGGGCCAGAACATGCCGCGCGAACGGGCCACTACGCCGACGACGAGCAAGACTAAGGCGCCGAGGCACAGTGTTCCCGGCGTGGGAACAAGCCGGTGAGCCAGCAGTGCGAACCCCGCAGCGCCAGCAACCCCTGCCGCCACGTCGAGGCCCTGAATGTCGCGTGCCTGCTGCGCTGCGGCACCCAAGGATTCCGCGGCGTCGCGTACAACGGGTGGCGCGGGCGGTTCGATGGGGTGGAGCGTGAGCACCGAGCCGTCGTAAAGCTTGAGCTTGTGAAGCGGGTTGTGCATGTCGAGGGGTGCTCCGCCGAGTGTCGAGGCCTGCCACGGACGGTGGATGTCCGGCACGTCGATGAGCCGCACGAGCTCGGGCAAGATCTCCGCGAGTGTCGATGCTGTCGGAAGCGTGACGTCGATGTCGCGGTGCAGGTTCGCCACGCTCACGCGCACCGTGACGCGCACGAGGTGGTGGGCCGAAGTGGCAACCACAGTAGATCCCCCCAGGGTCAAACTCGGGTCAAACACAGGTCAAACTCGCGCGGACCCCCAATTGCCGCGCAGTGTGTGCGTCAAGTATGGCCGATCAGCGTTTGCGCGTCCACAGGAAATCGAAAAGCCCGGGTGCGGCTGGCTCACTCAGCGCCCCGCGTGCGACTGCGGTTTCCGGGTAGTCGAGTGGGGCGACGTTGCCGAATTCGCGCAGCACGTTCACCAATTGCGGAATCTGGGACACCCCACCGACCGGGTAGATCGTCGCCGCATTGTTCAAGTTCTGCAGGTTCGCCTTTTTGTGCACCCGCTCCAGTAAGCGTCGGAGGTCATCGGTGACGTAGCGCAATTGCGGCTCGACCTCGGAGCGCAGAATGTCCAACTCGACGGTGTGGCCACCGACCGTCACTGGAACGGTTACCACCGGCGAGTGGGAAAGGGCGTGCATTGCGCGTTTCATCCGGCGGAGGAACTCGTAGCGCTCTTCCATGTTGCGCGTGTTGTCCAGCGCGTTGAATAGGTGGGGGTATCTCTCCTCGAGATGCTTGTGCGCCACAGAAGACACTGCCGTATCCGTTGCCTTACCGCTTGCGTACCGGGAAGAATCCGCTAAGACAACAGCAAATTCTCCGCCAGGCTGCGCTTCAAGCACTGCCGCTCGGGTATTGCCCGCGCCGCAGTCGCACACGATGATCCGCTCGCCGGGCCGCGCCCGGTGATGGGATGCGAAGTGGCGGGCGGCGGCGATGGGCTCCGGCATGAACCTCACCGCGGCGTGGGGTAGCCCCAGTGTCGCAGCAGCGTGAGTGATCTGCTGCATGGGGTCGGAGTCCTCGTCCCACTCGTACGGGTGGGTGATCACCACACCGCTCGGCGGGGTGTCGTTGTGCACCGCGATCGCCCGCTGCACCACGGACTGCATCACTATGGCTGCTGGCCAGTGCGGGGGCAGTGCTTGGCCCAGGACGTAGTGGCTCTTGGCGGACAGCATTTCCTTCGCGGACGGGATGAACCCCACCGGGTGCGCGACCTGCCTGGCCACAGCCTCGTGCCCGGCAAGGAATCTGCCCGGGTAGTCCCAGAACACACTGGACGGCATCCCCGGGCCGTCGTTGCTCAGCCACAGCGTCTCGGCCCCGCCGCGCCCCGCGTACGCATGTGCTGCGGTGGTCGTGGCGGTGCCGAGGTCGATCGACAAGGTCCATTCGTTGGCCATTGGGCAAACCTTTCAAGTGCGGTGCGCGATGTCTGCTGTGGTCTCCCCAGTTCAATGGGCTTGAAGCGCCAGAAGTTCCGCCATCGCTTACACTTCGAAGCAACGTCCGCAGAGAGGGGGACTGGTTCGGGGGAGCCGGCATCTGCATCGGACATCAACAGGGGGATTCATCACCCATGCTTGGTCTTGACCACAATCCGGTGATCGCGCCGGTTGCGACCCATCCCGCGCCCGCGGAGCTCGCGCCACCGCTACCGGCAGGCAGCCTCCACGCTGAACCGGTGCCCGCCGCGCAAAAGGATCAGCCGGTGCCGATCATCCGCGTGCTCATCCCCGTGGTCATGCTCGTGGCCATCGGCGCGGTGATGGCGCTGATGGCGCTATCTGGCCGGGGTATGAGCCCAATGATGCTGGTCTTTCCGCTCATGATGGTCATCGGCATGGTCGGTTTGTTCACACCCCAGGAGCGCCAGGGCGACATCGATGAGACGCGCCGGGTCTACCTGCGCCACCTCGACGCGCTTGCTGTCCGCGCCCGGAAGAACGCGGAAAAGCAGCGCGCGCACTTCGCCTACCTGCATCCCGCGCCGGGCGAGCTTGCCGCGGCGGTGCCCACCGAACGCGTGTGGGAACGCGGCGCGCACGACCCGCAGGCACTCCAGGTGCGCATCGGCACCGGGGCAACGGCGCTGCACACGCCGGTCGAGGTGGACGATCCAGGTTCGCCCGAGGATCTCGATCCGGTTTGCGCGGTGAGCCTGCGCCGCACCGTCGCAGCGGTCAATGCGGTTCACGGAATGCCGATTGTCGTGCAGCTTGCTGCCTTTCCGGCCGTGACTCTCGCAGGTCCACGCGCAGCGGAACTTGCCCGGTCCATCATCTGTCAGCTTGCGTTCTTCCACGGCCCGGAGCTCGTCGGCATTGATGAGCATCGCGCGGGCTTCGGCTGGGCCAAGTGGTTGCCGCACGCTCGCTCGCCCGAGCGGGCACAGTTTCGTCTTTCGCTTATCGACGCCTCGTTGCAGCCGTCATCCACAATCGCCACCGCCATCGCCGTCGAGGACAGTGATTGCGTAATCACGATCCACCCGGACCCGGAGTACTACGTCGACGACTTCGCACTTCACTTGGTCTGCGACGAAACCATCACCGCACACACCGGCAGCGGCGTCGAACATCTTGGCGCGCCCGATGCCTTCCCGGAATCTGAAGCAGAGTTCGTGGCCAGACACCTTGCGTTCTACCGGCGTCCGGAAGACGCGGGTGAAGACGGTAGCGGTGATGCTTTAGCGCTCCTCGGTCTTGACCGGCTTTCAGAGGAAACGGACCCTGCGATGATTACCGCGGCCGACGTCACCGCCATGTGGCCCGGGCGCGAAGGCACCAAATCGCGCCTGACGGTGCCAATCGGTGCCACGCCCACCGGCCAGGCCGTCTATCTGGACTTCAAAGAGGCTGCGCACGGAGGCGCAGGCCCGCACGGGCTGTGCATCGGCGCGACGGGTTCCGGCAAGTCCGAGCTTCTGCGCACGTTGGTGGTGGCGCTGGCCGCCACCCACTCGCCGGATGAGCTCAATTTGGTGCTCGTGGATTTCAAAGGCGGTGCAACCTTCCTCGGCTGTGAGGCGCTGCCGCACACCTCAGCCGTGATCACCAACCTCGAAGACGAGGCTGTGCTGGTGGAGCGCATGTACGACGCGCTGTCCGGCGAAATGCACCGCCGTCAGGAGCTGCTGCGCAAACGCGGCAACTTCGCCAACATCACCGACTACACCGCCGCGCGCATGGGCGGCGCCACCGATCCCGACGGTGCGCCCCTCGACCCGCTGCCGGCACTCATGGTCATTGTCGACGAATTCTCCGAACTGCTCTCCCAGCACCCGCACTTCGCCGATTTGTTCGTGGCTATCGGCCGACTCGGACGCTCGCTTGGAGTGCACTTACTGCTCGCCTCCCAGCGCCTCGAGGAAGGCAAACTGCGTGGGCTGGATTCGCACCTGTCCTACCGCATCGGTTTGAAAACCTTTTCCGCCGCCGAATCCCGCCAAGTGCTCGGCGTGCCCGATGCCTACGAGCTGCCCGGCGAGCCTGGATCCGGCTATCTCAAAGCGGCGTCGCCCGAGCTGATCCGTTTCCGCGCGGCGTACGTCTCCGGGCCGCTCACCCGCAAGGTCACCGCGCAGCATGACGCGGTTCACCTTCCCGTGCGCGAGTTCGTGAGCTGGGACGACGAGCACGCCTTACTCGCGGAACAGCTTGCCGCCGCCCCGGCAGAAACCATTCAGACGGACCCGTCGACAACTGTGCTCGATGCAGTCGTGGCCCGGACGAAAGCGCTGGCGGCGCACGCAGGCATGCACGCGCACAAGGTCTGGCTCGAGCCGCTGCCGGACACGCTCGCGCTGCACGCGATCCGCCGCGGTGAGCCCGACCTAGGTTTCTTGCACGTACCGGTTGGCCTCGTCGACGAGCCGTACTTGCAGCGCCAAGACACCCTCATCGTGGACCTCACGTCCGCCGGCGGCCACCTCGCGATCGCTGGTGCACCGCAAACCGGCAAATCAGAAGCGCTGCGAACGCTCGTCGCATCGCTTGCCCTCACACACACCACCGACCAAATCGCGGTCTACGCCATCGACGCCGGGAGTGGCTCGCTTACCGAGCTCGAAGTTCTCCCGCACGTCGCAGGCGTGGCAACCCGCACCGACGAGGAGCGCGTCCGCCGCATCGTCGACGAGGTCCTCGGGGTCGTCGACGACGTCGCCGTCTCCCAGCACACCCCGCAGCGCCACACGCTTTTGCTTATCGACGGCTGGCACGCGCTGCTGGCCACCGACTCCAAGCTCGAGGACCTGCGCGATGCGTTGACCCGCATCGCCTCCGAAGGCCCTGCTGCGGGCGTGCATTTGGTGCTGACCACGCAGCGGTGGAGTGCGGTTCGCGTCGCGGTGCGTGACTTGATTGGCACCCGTATCGAGCTCGCGCTCACCGAGCCGATGGATTCACTCATCGACCGCAAAGCGCAGCTCGCCCTCCCACAGCGCCCCGGAATCGGCCTCACACCCGAGGCCAAAGTCATGCTGATCGCCCGCACCAGCCTCGAAGACCTCGCCCACATCGCGCGCGTCACCGCCGAACAACCCCGGGTCCCACAGCTCAAGGTGCTGCCTACCCATGTGCATGTGCGCACGCTTATCGACGGCTTCGCTACCGCCGCACCAAGCATCCCAATCGGCGTCGGCGGACCACGTCTTGAGCCGCTCTACTGCGTCTCTGGGCATGCCCTCGCTATTGGCTCAACAGGCGCGGGTAAGTCGACGTTCATTGCCAGTGCGATCACCGCAATCGCGGCGATGCCTCGAGAACACGCGCGCATGGTCATCCTCGACCCTCGGCGCGCCCATCTGGGGCGGGCGCCGGAAGACATGGTGGCGGCGTACGGGGCGTCGGCAAGCACGATCAGCGACGCGGTGCGTGCGCTGACTGTGACCCTGAACTCGAGGTTGCCTGACGCTGACGTTTCGCCGCAGCAGCTCGCGGACCGCTCCTGGTGGGAAGGCCCCGAGCTCTACCTGGTGATCGACGACCTGGACCTGGTCGGCGATGCGGTGCTGCGCGACGTGGTTGAACTGCTGCCGCACGCGCGCGACATCGGTCTTCATGTGGTCTGTGCCCGCAAGTTCGGCGGGGTTTCGCGCGCGTTGTTCGGTGGGTTCCTCGGTGGGCTCAAGGACCTGCACCCGGACGTGATGATCATGGACGGCAACCGCG belongs to Corynebacterium glaucum and includes:
- a CDS encoding DUF6541 family protein; the protein is MTTTAAAWFAVAFFLLPGWIINWVAGMRAPAAAAVALPVTFGVIGLGAWGWGLTTAPFNLWTYGVSVVIAVLVAAVWRAAFVRKARRWKTVTWRRALFPGKWRERSLLDPYWILPGAGIAVGAFMLISDRLAWLVRLPHGVNNIFQGWDVQWHANTVRFIMDTGIASSTRMGELQNVETHADLLYPAAFHAGIALFGEAAGLDPVPALNIGQIVLSGLALPITMACLVFAFLRSRGVTAQIGAGLAAIAIYAAPQVAWIGDYVGMWPYLFAMSMTGIVIWQFISVPGARASALSAALGFVGVLTAHPSAVTVIVIAVVLFWLTSTLVRPERSRVMDTVWMALPAVGGALTFLPIALAGSEQAEEVSGWQAFEDASNTDGWETAFSMETRHILEFFPDFDATIALWLAGFGALVALFWRGQIWPALFYLISLTATVNAIDPFDTWYGDALASIGNLHYNTAHRLILPVAMCVVAGAAIAVAAMIRLITLAPIAARRDSPAWARATTAASAAAAVAVAAFAVPAVRETTFDGAKNAFTSARNSERMVSNDDLAAFNWLASQPAAFDGYTMGVPSDGHSWIYAIEGVPTLARHFQWPTGGRGSDFDILYWQPDFIGEGLRGDPTAETIADKAIEELNVKFFISSPGLFWWYQLPRFEIIRGFWVSKGVTPVYRKGDVVIFAVNSQFTDMELKDMRRDALEHGSEELAELSPSGLPAPPDPTGPTGPTGPTGPAENDSAGSGTATWNTMGVLN
- the eccB gene encoding type VII secretion protein EccB; translation: MAKRFLPTTKTQVSGHRFMRRRVEHGLIFGDVRMIHDPLGSRRRAMIFGLVAVCMISGVMGLFAWMRPNPDPGDAPILRAADGTLYVRVEDAAHPVTNLTSARLIAGGPAEPARAGDEYLTALARGVPVGIVTAPSMFAADANSHDSWSACTSGDAIVVRAGDAPPPLASDEAVLATADSREWVVTATGRTELPPPTTPEGRILRRGLGIDASTPRWEPPAKVLVGIRELPPFAFPSPTPAVLRTEAGSWLRTASGGVQEITSLQEQLLIDASAQRIDTTRADIATYPDADPPVELQLPEVSPTWVDPESRAICVSPDGGGAVLAPDEALAGAIELSGSAVATHFAGLANGSVGADSGHGFHVIAGNGLRHSVPQRETLEMIGVERIDEVAWPILALLPEGDALTREAALVATY
- a CDS encoding S8 family serine peptidase encodes the protein MGRPPRRIRAARFWASTGVAAFAALSLAPAAEAQDYACKEPAHIGTDALPAGDPALDQAHRFATGASVRVAVIDTGVASHPELGNVIAGRDFVDPAAPDPQFDCDSHGTVVAGIIAGRSRGVAPGAEVVSIRQTSAHYRERTVTAPGTDPWTDPGEDTEAADSGGTLQTLADAIHNALDENAKVINISVVSCLPPEVAKRVDTRVVDAALARAEAEGAVVVAAAGNASDECQDGYTVVPAHSPTVIAVGARADDYSLASYSVSAPDRSVSAPGQVEAALASDGSGWAAGTHGTKGTVTPYTGTSFAAPMVSGAVALLRERHPHLNPAEIRELIYAAAEPGDGAVDPYGVITHLPADSAEEAAPLLITPTAEESSDVAGRGWVLAAAALALLTAAAVANTWRRALPHA
- the eccD gene encoding type VII secretion integral membrane protein EccD, whose product is MVATSAHHLVRVTVRVSVANLHRDIDVTLPTASTLAEILPELVRLIDVPDIHRPWQASTLGGAPLDMHNPLHKLKLYDGSVLTLHPIEPPAPPVVRDAAESLGAAAQQARDIQGLDVAAGVAGAAGFALLAHRLVPTPGTLCLGALVLLVVGVVARSRGMFWPVPALGAIAAAMWVAGPRAEWLSASDPAIGVLTGALAAAVLVAVGGVLRLAGPTMSAFYLTAAVLLGVGAGGAWLPAANAPAAVIVLGAVLTVMATPGVASRAAGLQIPRIPTAGEEFEASDGYQADVDARSAVAVAITQAMSCAVAVCAIPALAVLAAAGGGWVVATALSAAGALGLYASRHHFPGARVPLMLTALAGAAASVYVVARMPEPHAVLVALAIVVVLVASIAPLWAPRVPQFEPTTVVWFERAEAAAIIAVIPLAVHLTGLFTLIRGL
- a CDS encoding Hsp70 family protein is translated as MANEWTLSIDLGTATTTAAHAYAGRGGAETLWLSNDGPGMPSSVFWDYPGRFLAGHEAVARQVAHPVGFIPSAKEMLSAKSHYVLGQALPPHWPAAIVMQSVVQRAIAVHNDTPPSGVVITHPYEWDEDSDPMQQITHAAATLGLPHAAVRFMPEPIAAARHFASHHRARPGERIIVCDCGAGNTRAAVLEAQPGGEFAVVLADSSRYASGKATDTAVSSVAHKHLEERYPHLFNALDNTRNMEERYEFLRRMKRAMHALSHSPVVTVPVTVGGHTVELDILRSEVEPQLRYVTDDLRRLLERVHKKANLQNLNNAATIYPVGGVSQIPQLVNVLREFGNVAPLDYPETAVARGALSEPAAPGLFDFLWTRKR
- the eccCb gene encoding type VII secretion protein EccCb; protein product: MLGLDHNPVIAPVATHPAPAELAPPLPAGSLHAEPVPAAQKDQPVPIIRVLIPVVMLVAIGAVMALMALSGRGMSPMMLVFPLMMVIGMVGLFTPQERQGDIDETRRVYLRHLDALAVRARKNAEKQRAHFAYLHPAPGELAAAVPTERVWERGAHDPQALQVRIGTGATALHTPVEVDDPGSPEDLDPVCAVSLRRTVAAVNAVHGMPIVVQLAAFPAVTLAGPRAAELARSIICQLAFFHGPELVGIDEHRAGFGWAKWLPHARSPERAQFRLSLIDASLQPSSTIATAIAVEDSDCVITIHPDPEYYVDDFALHLVCDETITAHTGSGVEHLGAPDAFPESEAEFVARHLAFYRRPEDAGEDGSGDALALLGLDRLSEETDPAMITAADVTAMWPGREGTKSRLTVPIGATPTGQAVYLDFKEAAHGGAGPHGLCIGATGSGKSELLRTLVVALAATHSPDELNLVLVDFKGGATFLGCEALPHTSAVITNLEDEAVLVERMYDALSGEMHRRQELLRKRGNFANITDYTAARMGGATDPDGAPLDPLPALMVIVDEFSELLSQHPHFADLFVAIGRLGRSLGVHLLLASQRLEEGKLRGLDSHLSYRIGLKTFSAAESRQVLGVPDAYELPGEPGSGYLKAASPELIRFRAAYVSGPLTRKVTAQHDAVHLPVREFVSWDDEHALLAEQLAAAPAETIQTDPSTTVLDAVVARTKALAAHAGMHAHKVWLEPLPDTLALHAIRRGEPDLGFLHVPVGLVDEPYLQRQDTLIVDLTSAGGHLAIAGAPQTGKSEALRTLVASLALTHTTDQIAVYAIDAGSGSLTELEVLPHVAGVATRTDEERVRRIVDEVLGVVDDVAVSQHTPQRHTLLLIDGWHALLATDSKLEDLRDALTRIASEGPAAGVHLVLTTQRWSAVRVAVRDLIGTRIELALTEPMDSLIDRKAQLALPQRPGIGLTPEAKVMLIARTSLEDLAHIARVTAEQPRVPQLKVLPTHVHVRTLIDGFATAAPSIPIGVGGPRLEPLYCVSGHALAIGSTGAGKSTFIASAITAIAAMPREHARMVILDPRRAHLGRAPEDMVAAYGASASTISDAVRALTVTLNSRLPDADVSPQQLADRSWWEGPELYLVIDDLDLVGDAVLRDVVELLPHARDIGLHVVCARKFGGVSRALFGGFLGGLKDLHPDVMIMDGNRDEGALFDVRPGPLAPGRATLVQGGGAIGTVQLVAPFSEGEQL